The following are from one region of the Arachis duranensis cultivar V14167 chromosome 10, aradu.V14167.gnm2.J7QH, whole genome shotgun sequence genome:
- the LOC107471204 gene encoding polypyrimidine tract-binding protein homolog 1 isoform X1, with amino-acid sequence MSTSTQHQFRYTQTPSKVLHLRNLPWECTDDELVELCRPFGKIVNTKCNVGANRNQAFVEFADLNQAISMVSYYASSSEPAQVRGKTVYIQYSNRHEIVNNKSPGDVPGNVLLVTIEGVEAGDVSIDVIHLVFSAFGFVHKIATFEKTAGFQALIQYTDADTAAAARNALDGRSIPRYLLPEHVGACHLRISYSAHRDLNIKFQSNRSRDYTNPMLPVNHTAIDGALQPVVGPDGKKIEPESNVLLASIENMQYAVTVDVLHTVFSAFGTVQKIAIFEKNGQTQALIQYPVVTTAATAKEALEGHCIYDGGYCKLHLTYSRHTDLNVKAFSDKSRDYTVPQVPAVPWQNPQAGPMYPGTAPALQGQVPGGQMLSWDPAQQTATPSYVSAPGTYPSHTYAAPPTPAYPTAAASSPIAQSNPLVHNASSMGITQPGIPLNVNLQPGGASPSVPASSPLMQASPIAGASPPAHQPYFS; translated from the exons ATGTCCACGTCAACACAACACCAATTTCGGTACACTCAAACCCCTTCGAAGGTTCTCCACCTTCGCAACCTTCCATGGGAGTGCACCGATGACGAGCTCGTTGAGCTTTGCAGACCCTTCGGCAAGATCGTTAACACTAAGTGCAATGTTGGCGCCAATCGCAACCAGGCTTTTGTCGAATTT GCGGATCTAAATCAAGCCATTTCAATGGTTTCATATTATGCTTCATCTTCCGAGCCTGCTCAAGTTCGTGGTAAAACTGTTTACATTCAATATTCTAATAGACATGAAATTGTCAACAACAAAAGCCCTGGGGATGTTCCTGGTAATGTCTTGTTGGTAACGATTgaaggggtggaagctggagatGTCAGCATTGATGTTATTCACTTG GTGTTTTCTGCGTTTGGCTTTGTACACAAGATAGCTACATTTGAAAAGACTGCAGGTTTTCAG GCTCTGATTCAGTACACTGATGCTgatactgctgctgctgctAGGAACGCACTGGATGGAAGAAGCATACCTAG ATACTTGTTACCAGAGCATGTTGGTGCTTGTCACTTGCGTATCTCATACTCAGCTCACAGAGATCTCAATATCAAATTTCAATCTAATCGCAGCAG GGACTACACAAATCCCATGCTTCCTGTTAATCATACTGCCATAGATGGGGCATTACAG CCTGTTGTAGGTCCTGATGGGAAGAAGATAGAACCCGAGAGTAACGTGCTTTTGGCTTCAATTGAAAATATGCAGTATGCTGTCACTGTAGATGTCCTTCACACG GTGTTCTCTGCATTTGGTACTGTGCAGAAAATTGCTATCTTCGAAAAGAATGGCCAAACTCAGGCACTAATTCAATATCCTG TTGTCACAACAGCGGCAACGGCCAAGGAAGCTTTGGAGGGGCATTGCATATATGATGGTGGCTATTGTAAGCTTCATCTAACATACTCTCGTCATACTGATCTCAATGTGAAG GCCTTCAGCGACAAAAGTAGAGACTATACAGTGCCACAAGTTCCTGCAGTACCTTGGCAGAATCCTCAGGCTGGTCCTATGTATCCTGGTACTGCCCCTGCATTACAAGGTCAAGTTCCCGGAGGACAAATGCTATCTTGGGATCCAGCCCAGCAGACAGCTACGCCGAGCTATGTATCTGCACCCGGTACGTATCCCAGTCATACCTATGCAGCTCCTCCAACTCCTGCTTATCCTACTGCTGCCGCATCCTCACCTATTGCTCAGAGCAATCCGCTTGTTCATAATGCAAGTTCCATGGGAATCACTCAGCCTGGGATTCCATTGAATGTGAATTTGCAACCCGGTGGTGCTTCACCTTCAGTTCCTGCTTCGTCGCCTCTTATGCAAGCCAGCCCAATTGCTGGTGCATCACCTCCTGCTCATCAACCTTACTTTAGTTGA
- the LOC107471204 gene encoding polypyrimidine tract-binding protein homolog 1 isoform X2: MSTSTQHQFRYTQTPSKVLHLRNLPWECTDDELVELCRPFGKIVNTKCNVGANRNQAFVEFADLNQAISMVSYYASSSEPAQVRGKTVYIQYSNRHEIVNNKSPGDVPGNVLLVTIEGVEAGDVSIDVIHLVFSAFGFVHKIATFEKTAGFQALIQYTDADTAAAARNALDGRSIPRYLLPEHVGACHLRISYSAHRDLNIKFQSNRSRDYTNPMLPVNHTAIDGALQPVVGPDGKKIEPESNVLLASIENMQYAVTVDVLHTVFSAFGTVQKIAIFEKNGQTQALIQYPVVTTAATAKEALEGHCIYDGGYCLQRQK; encoded by the exons ATGTCCACGTCAACACAACACCAATTTCGGTACACTCAAACCCCTTCGAAGGTTCTCCACCTTCGCAACCTTCCATGGGAGTGCACCGATGACGAGCTCGTTGAGCTTTGCAGACCCTTCGGCAAGATCGTTAACACTAAGTGCAATGTTGGCGCCAATCGCAACCAGGCTTTTGTCGAATTT GCGGATCTAAATCAAGCCATTTCAATGGTTTCATATTATGCTTCATCTTCCGAGCCTGCTCAAGTTCGTGGTAAAACTGTTTACATTCAATATTCTAATAGACATGAAATTGTCAACAACAAAAGCCCTGGGGATGTTCCTGGTAATGTCTTGTTGGTAACGATTgaaggggtggaagctggagatGTCAGCATTGATGTTATTCACTTG GTGTTTTCTGCGTTTGGCTTTGTACACAAGATAGCTACATTTGAAAAGACTGCAGGTTTTCAG GCTCTGATTCAGTACACTGATGCTgatactgctgctgctgctAGGAACGCACTGGATGGAAGAAGCATACCTAG ATACTTGTTACCAGAGCATGTTGGTGCTTGTCACTTGCGTATCTCATACTCAGCTCACAGAGATCTCAATATCAAATTTCAATCTAATCGCAGCAG GGACTACACAAATCCCATGCTTCCTGTTAATCATACTGCCATAGATGGGGCATTACAG CCTGTTGTAGGTCCTGATGGGAAGAAGATAGAACCCGAGAGTAACGTGCTTTTGGCTTCAATTGAAAATATGCAGTATGCTGTCACTGTAGATGTCCTTCACACG GTGTTCTCTGCATTTGGTACTGTGCAGAAAATTGCTATCTTCGAAAAGAATGGCCAAACTCAGGCACTAATTCAATATCCTG TTGTCACAACAGCGGCAACGGCCAAGGAAGCTTTGGAGGGGCATTGCATATATGATGGTGGCTATT GCCTTCAGCGACAAAAGTAG
- the LOC107471157 gene encoding mitochondrial phosphate carrier protein 2, mitochondrial, whose amino-acid sequence MAVSVSDRSSHSSSSLIPSFLYSSSSSSLSSLSSGSSGQNFMIRSPKEPSGRRIEMFSPAYYAACTVGGALCCGLTHTAVTPLDLVKCNMQIDPAKYKSISSGFGVLYREQGLRGFFRGWAPTLLGYHAQGAFKYGLYEYFKKYYSDLAGPEFATKYKTLIYLAGSASSESIAGLALCPFEAVKVRVQTQPGFARGLSDGLPKLVRAEGVSGLYKGLVPLWGRQIPYTMMKFASYENTVEMIYKHMIPTTKEESSKMVQLGVSFAGGYIAGILCALVSHPADNLVSFLNNSKGATVADAVNRLGLWGLATRGLPLRIFMIGTLTGSQWLIYDSFKVAVGLPTTGGAAPATTTTLASDSTSQRENTIEVA is encoded by the exons ATGGCTGTCTCGGTTTCAGACAGAAGCagccattcttcttcttctctgatccCCAGCTTCCTctactcctcctcttcctcttctttgtcGTCTTTGTCATCAGGTTCTTCAGGTCAGAACTTTATGATTCGTTCTCCGAAGGAACCTTCCGGAAGACGAATTGAGATGTTCTCGCCGGCGTATTATGCTGCTTGCACCGTCGGGGGAGCCCTCTGCTGTGGCCTCACTCACACGGCTGTTACGCCTCTTGACCTTGTCAAATGTAACATGCAG ATTGACCCTGCTAAGTACAAGAGCATCTCTTCTGGATTCGGAGTTTTGTATAGGGAACAAGGGCTTAGGGGATTTTTCAGGGGATGGGCACCTACCCTTCTTGGATACCATGCCCAAGGTGCCTTCAAATATGGACTCTATGAGTACTTCAAGAAATACTATTCTGATCTTGCTGGCCCTGAGTTTGCAACTAAGTATAAGACCCTCATCTACCTTGCCGGTTCGGCGTCTTCCGAGTCCATTGCTGGCCTTGCACTCTGTCCGTTTGAGGCCGTCAAGGTTCGAGTTCAGACTCAGCCTGGCTTCGCCAGAGGACTCTCCGATGGCCTGCCTAAGTTGGTCAGAGCGGAAGGAGTCTCAGG GCTGTACAAGGGACTTGTACCTCTGTGGGGACGGCAGATTCCAT ATACAATGATGAAGTTTGCTTCATACGAGAACACAGTGGAGATGATATATAAGCATATGATTCCCACAACAAAGGAAGAAAGCAGTAAAATGGTGCAACTTGGTGTGAGCTTTGCAGGTGGATACATAGCTGGAATATTATGTGCTCTTGTCTCTCATCCTGCTGACAACCTTGTCTCTTTCCTCAACAATTCTAAAGGGGCAACTGTTGCTGAT GCTGTTAATAGGCTTGGATTATGGGGACTAGCAACCCGTGGTCTGCCTCTTCGTATATTTATGATTGGAACACTCACAGGATCTCAATGGCTCATTTATGATTCATTCAAAGTTGCTGTTGGCCT